Within Ascochyta rabiei chromosome 4, complete sequence, the genomic segment AGGTATCAGCCATGAAATCCTCCAAACCTTAAGATTGAATGTTAACAATAGCCAGACCTCGTCATGTCGGACGCCGTCATCAACCCCCTCCTCGACAATGGCTATCTCCCACACTTTGTGATCCGCCGCGGCATCCGCGCGCAGCTGGCCGACCGTCTCAACTCCATCGCCAGCACGTCGTTAGAAGCCGCGTACGAGTCCAAGATGAAGTATGTTGAGCTGTTGCGCACGCGGCCCATTGCCATTGAGACTGCGACTGCCAATGAGCAGCACTACGAAGTCGGCACGTCTGTGCTGAAAGGTATGCTCGGGCCGCGGATGAAGTACTCGGCGTGCTTGTACGAAAAGGGCGGCGAGACGCTGGCGCAGGCTGAGATTGCCATGTTGAGGACGTATGTTGAGAGGGCGGAACTTGAAGATGGGCAGAGAATCTTAGATCTCGGGTATGTTTATCCTAACAGTAACCCACCAAGACATCAATCCCGAACGCCCACGTGACCATACGTCAATAAAGACTAATGGACAACAGATGCGGCTGGGGCTCAGCATCCCTCTACTTTGCCGAGATCTTCCCCAACGCAAAGATAACCGCCTTCTCTAACAGCCGTACGCAGAAACAGCATATCGACAGCGTCGCCGCCTCCAAGGGTTTCAAGAACCTGACCGTCATCACCGGCGACGTCGTAGACTATGAATTCACCCCGGAGTCCTTCGACCGTGTCGTCTCCATCGAGCTGTTCGAGCACATGAAGAACTACGCGCTGCTCACGGCCAAAGTCTCGCGCGCTCTAGCGCCGGGTGGTAAACTATTCGTGCACATTTTCGCGCACAAGACGATGCCGTACGACTTTGACGGCGGGTGGATGACGGAGCATTTCTTCACGGGCGGGACGATGCCCAGTGCAGATCTTCTGCTGTTCTTCCAGGATGAGTTGAGGGTTAAGAGGCAGTGGTGGGTGAACGGCATGCACTATGGAAAGACTTGCGAGGACTGGCTGCTTACTATGCTGAGTAATAAGGAGAGTATCATGAAGGGCCTCGAGGAGACGTACGGTAAGGAGGGGGTGGTGACTTGGTGGAATAGGTGGCAGGTTTTCTACCTGGCGTGTGCGGAGTTGTTCAAGTGGGACGGCGGAGATACATGGGGTGTCAGCCATTACCTGTTCGAGAAGGCGAAGTAGTGGTGTCGATGTAATGTGGTACTCCCATGGCCTCCGAAGACCGTTGTCGTATGAAAAGGCCGAGAAGCCGTCAATATTAATGCATCTATACTCAATCACTCAGACCTCCGAGATTAGTCGTGCAATTCACACCTTGTCTGCTACATTAAATGTCAAACAGGGCTCCTGGTAAAGCTGCAGAACAGTGTGTTGCTTGTAACATTTTACTTTGATTCTCTTCTGGATATTGTGCGTCATCCTCCCTACTTCTCAACTTCGCCCCGTAAATGTACAATGCCTTTGATTTGGGATCAGTAAGCACCCAAACAACAATCTTCTTCTCCTGCAGCGTTCCACCCTCGCTTTCTTGCTCAGTGGTCCCAGGGGTGCTTCCAGCCGAGCAGAGCCGGGCCGTCCTTCTTCGCGCGGTACATCAACTGCTGATGTTAGCACAGGCACATCCAGTGCAGGCTCTACAACTTACGAAGAACCACATGGAGGCGCCGAGACCGGTGGCCATGAACCTGTACAACGGACGGACGGGGTGGATCTTGATGGGGTGGTTTGGCATCTCAGCGTACTTGGGCGGACCCATCCTGCGGAGTGTGGGCTGCATGGTTGTGGTTGAGCCTGGGAACTGGTCAGCGGCATCCTCGACGAATCCCAAGAGGCAGCAACGGCGTACCTGCGGCGTGTGCGGTGCAATGGCTCGGCGTGGTCGCTGGTGGTCGAGGTGAGGTTGAAAGCATTCGGAGCTAGTGCGGCGGGCGCCAAGCCTCGGATTGCGCATCTGTTCACCCATCGCATTCTTGCTCCACGTCGGTAGATCGAATCTTTGCTGTTATGCCGCCGCCACAATAGCagcgccatcgccatcgcccgTCCAAATACTCCATGGCAGCGTCCGCCACCGCATCGCGCCCCATATCATCGTCACGACCTCCCATGTCCACCGCGTTGCGTACTTGCGACACCTGCTTGACTGATCCGCGCTGGGCGTCATAGCGAAACGAGTCCGCGGATAACGACCACGCAATTCATCAGCAACAAAATTTCGCCACTGCGACCGCCAACATGGTGACCCCGGTGACCCCGGTGACCGGAACATTGCAGAACGGCCTGCAGCGCCGTTTCAAGGGATGCTCCAAGATCGGCGAGTACGAGATGTTGCAGAAGCTGGGCGAGGGAACATTTGGTGAAGTGCACAAGGCACGCCAACGAAGCACAGGCAGCGTCTTTGCGCTGAAGAAGATCTTGATGCACAACGAGAAGGATGGCTTTCCAATCACTGCGCTGCGAGAGATCAAGTTGCTCAAGATGCTATCTCACGACAACGTTTTGAGGCTCGAAGAGATGGCAGTCGAGCGACCGAGGGCAGAGGGTCGTAAGCGCGCTATTCTGTACATGGTCACGCCGTACATGGACCACGATCTATCAGGGCTGCTCGACAACCCAGATGTAAAGTTCCAGGAGGCGCAGATCAAATGCTATATGCTGCAGCTGTTCAAGGGCCTGCAATACCTGCACGACAACCACATCCTTCACCGAGACATGAAAGCCGCCAATCTGCTCATCAACAACCGCGGGCGACTTCAGATCGCCGATTTTGGTCTTGCAAGACACTACGACGAACCAGTGCCGCAGCGAGGCAAGGGCAACGGCGAAGCTCGACGCGAGTACACAACATTAGTCGTCACACGGTGGTACCGACCTCCAGAGCTCCTCCTCCAGCTGAGAAGATACACCCCCGCGATAGACATGTGGGGGGCAGGTTGTGTGTTCGGCGAGATGTTCAAGCGCAAACCCATTTTGGCTGGGCAGAGCGACCTCCACCAAGCGCAGATTATTTTCGAACTTGTCGGTTCACCAAACGACCAGACTATGCCTGGCTGGCACGAGCTCCCCGGCGCTGAGCCGATTCGTCAGTTCCCGCCCAGTAATGGCACCATGGCGCAAAGGTTCCACGAGCTGTCGCCTACAGGGCTGTCGTTGATCAAAGACCTCATGAGACTCGACTGGCGGCGCCGCATCAACGCAATCGACGCAATTGACCACCCCTACTTCAAACAAAACCCCAGGCCCATGCGCGAAGAGGACATCCCCACCTTCGCCGACTCGCACGAACTCGATCGCCGCAACGCCCGCGGCCAAAAGCAGGCGCTCCCACCTGCTCCCGCGGGCGGAACCGTCGGCGTAGGACCAAATGGCGAATGGACCGGTTCTGGTCCACCACCAAATTCATGGGGCAACGGCGACAGACGCTATGGCGGTCCTCAAGACCGCGGACCACCGGGCGTCGACAGGCCCCCGAGAGGCTACAATGAGCGTGGCCCGCCACGGTACGACCACAGAGCAGCCCCTCCCCCACCGCCGGAAGGAGGACGAAGACCAAACTGGGGCAATGGCGCCAACCTGCCCCCTCCACCAGGCGAAGGTCGACACCCACTCCCGCTCCCGCCACGGTACGGACCAGATGGAGGCGACCGGAGACGACCCCAGCCCCCACCAGGCGACACTTACATCCCCAGCTACCAAGCAGGCGAGCGTCCCCGCGGATCACGCGAGCCCGACGACCGCCAGCAAAGACGAGGATCCCGCGATTCTGGCAACTCAAGAGAAGGCCACACAGACGAACGCCCCGACCGCACCCGCCCCTACCGCGACGACCGTCGGCCCGGCGACTCTCGCGGCTTCGCAAGAGACAGAAGGGACGGACGGACCCGCAGTCGCAGTCCCGCCAGAAGAGACGACCGCGACGGTCGCGACAACCGGGGAGGGAGAAACGAGCGCGATCCTAGCGATATCTACCGACGGCGGTAGGCACAGCAAGAAAGGGAGACCGGAACAAGAGCCTTGGGACTCCTGCTTGCGGGTCCTAATTGCAGAGTCTGATCCGGAGGTTTTTCTCATCAATGAATCACATGTCATGTGGCAGGGGGCGTCTTTTGCGCGGTCTTTTTTCGTGTCCCACGTTCCATGTTCCACGTTGATTGTTTACATCATCTTCATGCTCGCGCGATACCTTAGATACAGGCGTTTGTCCTCTTCTGTCTCTCTTTTCATTTTTTTCGGACCTTTTTGAGAGAGCCTGGTGGTTGTAGGGTGCATGGCAGCATTTGCAGGCGTTtggctggtgctggtgctggtgctggtgctggtgctggtgctggtgctgggcGTCGTTTCTTTTTTGGGGGGTCACTGTTAACTTGGATGTAGCTCAACGCATGGGAATCTATTTCGGCTCTTTGGTTGAAAGGTCGTTTGGATGCCTTGTGACTGACTTGTGTAGGATGTGTGGGatgtggtggaggtggtggaggtggccGTGGTGACTTTACGTGGATTAGGTAACACGCTCTTTGCTCTGTCACGCTAGCAATTGCAGTGCACAGCCGAAAGTAGATAATGGCTAGGGGTGGAGGGTTGAGCCGCCACTAGGTGCTGGGTCGAGGGCGCTAGAGATTGCAGTGCAGCGCAAGGGAATTACTGCTCAATATTAAAAGCGATCTGACAGCCTTGCGAGACTACTCTTCCGCGCTTGAGGTCGCAGTGTTTTGGGCACTATAGTTGTTACGAAAGACCTTCTGTTACCTCTTTTGCGTCCGTCAGATGTCCCTGGGTTGGACTCGATTCGCGGTCTGAGCATTTGCAGTCGAGAACAACTCGCTAGAGAAAACGGAGATTATTGCGCCATGTCACACTTGGAATCTACGCGTGCCGATGGATTGGCAAGCAAATCCCCGAACTTGGAGTGCCTGGGAGGTTGCCTTGGAGTAGGAGAATGGAAACCTCCTGACGCAGATGAGCACGGTTTCGAGGTTTAAAGACCATGAACTACTTGGCTAGGAGGTGAAATCGCTGGTGATTTTGCTGTCCAATGAATAGGCTCCCTCAGGCATTTCCTCCGCGCAAAGGTTGCCTAGCCTTTGGAGCATGTTCAGTTTCATATTGGAATGTTGCTGAACTTGTAGTGTTCATCTACAGCTCCGTGTTGGGAAGTCATTTGTGCGAATCGTGCACTCTTGGATCTCTCTTAGGTCAGCCGTCCTTCGTACAGTGCACCTGCTTCGTAGTAAGAAGGGCCCAATCACGAGACAGACGATCTGACCCTGCCTGCATATtattaaaaaaaaaagaaaaaaactGCTTATAGTGGCGTATTCTCACGTGTAGCATGCTGCGTAATTTTCTTCTGCCGGCATCTGAAGCGGCGGAGGAACTGCGCACTTGCCGGAAGTTGGCTGGCGTCGAGATTAGCCAGCGACAGCGGAAGAACGATTTGACTCAGGGCcccaccagcaccaccagcactCAGCAACACCAGAAACACAGGCACACCTCCCCCACGTCACCGAATCACTCAATTGCTACGCACAGCCGAGCTCACTGCAACCCCCACACACACCACACACATCGACGACTTCCCTTTTCGCTCTGAAAGAAGCCTTGCACGCGACCACCATGTCTGCAGTCACCAACGGTCACAGGAGCGAGGTCGAGCGGATAGCGAACCACACCGAGGAAAAGCATCTGCCCGGCGGCTGGGTGGTCCTCAAGTTTGGAGGAACGAGCGTGGGCAAGTTTGCGGAGAATATAGCGGGCATTGTCAAGTAAGGGCGCTGCATCTCCCCCGCCACGACGGCCACACTGACAACCACGTCCAGGGCTGGCAACCAAGCCAAT encodes:
- a CDS encoding [Pyruvate dehydrogenase (acetyl-transferring)] kinase is translated as MVTPVTPVTGTLQNGLQRRFKGCSKIGEYEMLQKLGEGTFGEVHKARQRSTGSVFALKKILMHNEKDGFPITALREIKLLKMLSHDNVLRLEEMAVERPRAEGRKRAILYMVTPYMDHDLSGLLDNPDVKFQEAQIKCYMLQLFKGLQYLHDNHILHRDMKAANLLINNRGRLQIADFGLARHYDEPVPQRGKGNGEARREYTTLVVTRWYRPPELLLQLRRYTPAIDMWGAGCVFGEMFKRKPILAGQSDLHQAQIIFELVGSPNDQTMPGWHELPGAEPIRQFPPSNGTMAQRFHELSPTGLSLIKDLMRLDWRRRINAIDAIDHPYFKQNPRPMREEDIPTFADSHELDRRNARGQKQALPPAPAGGTVGVGPNGEWTGSGPPPNSWGNGDRRYGGPQDRGPPGVDRPPRGYNERGPPRYDHRAAPPPPPEGGRRPNWGNGANLPPPPGEGRHPLPLPPRYGPDGGDRRRPQPPPGDTYIPSYQAGERPRGSREPDDRQQRRGSRDSGNSREGHTDERPDRTRPYRDDRRPGDSRGFARDRRDGRTRSRSPARRDDRDGRDNRGGRNERDPSDIYRRR